In a genomic window of Colius striatus isolate bColStr4 chromosome 2, bColStr4.1.hap1, whole genome shotgun sequence:
- the DLL1 gene encoding delta-like protein 1 — MGGRFLLTLALLSVLLSRCQVGCSGVFELKLQEFVNKKGLLSNRNCCRGGGPGGSGLQQCDCKTFFRVCLKHYQASVSPEPPCTYGSAITPVLGANSFSVPDGAGGADPAFTNPIRFPFGFTWPGTFSLIIEALHTDSPDDLTTENPERLISRLATQRHLAVGEEWSQDLHSSGRTDLKYSYRFVCDEHYYGEGCSVFCRPRDDAFGHFTCGERGEKVCNPGWKGQYCTEPICLPGCDEQHGFCDKPGECKCRVGWQGRYCDECIRYPGCLHGTCQQPWQCNCQEGWGGLFCNQDLNYCTHHKPCKNGATCTNTGQGSYTCSCRPGYTGSNCEIEINECDANPCKNGGSCTDLENSYSCTCPPGFYGKNCELSAMTCADGPCFNGGRCTDNPDGGYSCRCPLGYSGFNCEKKIDYCSSSPCANGAQCVDLGNSYICQCQAGFTGRHCDDNVDDCASFPCVNGGTCQDGVNDYSCTCPPGYNGKNCSTPVSRCEHNPCHNGATCHERNNRYVCECARGYGGLNCQFLLPEPPQGPVIVDFTEKYTEGQNAQFPWIAVCAGIILVLMLLLGCAAVVVCVRLRVQKRHHQPDACRSETETMNNLANCQREKDISISVIGATQIKNTNKKVDFHSDNSDKNGYKVRYPSVDYNLVHELKNEDSVKEEHSKCEAKCETFDSEAEEKSAVQLKSDTSERKRPDSVYSTSKDTKYQSVYVISEEKDECIIATEV; from the exons ATGGGAGGTCGGTTCCTGCTGACACTCGCccttctctctgtgctgctgtcccGCTGCCAG GTCGGCTGCTCCGGGGTGTTCGAGCTGAAGCTACAGGAGTTTGTCAATAAGAAGGGGCTGCTCAGCAACCGCAACTGCTGCCGTgggggcggccccggcggctCCGGGCTGCAGCAATGCGACTGCAAGACCTTCTTCCGCGTCTGCCTCAAGCACTACCAGGCCAGCGTCTCCCCCGAGCCGCCCTGCACCTACGGCAGCGCCATCACTCCCGTCCTCGGCGCCAACTCCTTCAGCGTCCCCGACGGCGCGGGCGGCGCCGACCCCGCCTTCACCAACCCCATCCGCTTCCCCTTCGGCTTCACCTGGCCC GGTACCTTCTCACTCATCATTGAGGCTCTGCACACGGACTCACCTGACGATCTCACCACAG AAAACCCCGAGCGCCTCATTAGCCGCTTGGCCACCCAGAGACACTTGGCAGTGGGTGAAGAGTGGTCCCAGGACCTGCACAGCAGTGGCCGCACTGACCTCAAGTACTCCTATCGCTTTGTGTGTGACGAGCACTACTATGGGGAAGGCTGCTCCGTCTTCTGCCGCCCTCGGGACGATGCCTTTGGTCACTTCACTTGTGGAGAGCGTGGCGAGAAAGTCTGCAACCCAGGCTGGAAAGGCCAGTACTGCACTGAGC CGATTTGTTTGCCTGGATGCGATGAGCAACACGGCTTTTGCGACAAACCTGGGGAATGCAA atgCAGAGTGGGTTGGCAGGGTCGATACTGTGATGAGTGCATCCGATACCCAGGCTGCCTTCATGGTACCTGTCAGCAGCCATGGCAATGCAACTGCCAGGAAGGCTGGGGTGGCCTTTTCTGCAACCAGG ACCTGAACTACTGCACCCACCACAAGCCCTGCAAGAATGGTGCCACATGCACCAACACTGGGCAGGGGAGCTACACTTGTTCTTGCCGACCCGGATACACAGGTTCCAACTGTGAGATTGAAATCAATGAATGTGACGCCAACCCTTGCAAGAATGGTGGAAGTTGCACT gATCTCGAGAACAGTTATTCCTGTACCTGCCCTCCAGGCTTCTATGGTAAAAACTGTGAGCTGAGTGCAATGACTTGTGCTGATGGACCGTGCTTCAATGGTGGGCGATGCACCGACAACCCTGATGGCGGGTACAGCTGCCGCTGCCCCCTGGGCTACTCTGGGTTCAACTGTGAAAAGAAGATCGATTACTGCAGTTCCAGCCCTTGTGCTAATG GAGCCCAGTGCGTAGATCTGGGGAACTCCTACATCTGTCAGTGCCAGGCTGGCTTCACTGGGAGGCACTGTGATGACAATGTGGACGACTGCGCCTCCTTCCCCTGTGTCAACGGCGGGACTTGCCAGGATGGTGTCAATGACTATTCCTGCACCTGCCCCCCGGGATACAACGGGAAGAACTGCAGCACCCCGGTGAGCAGATGTGAACACAACCCCTGCCACAACGGGGCCACCTGCCACGAGAGAAACAACCGCTATGTCTGCGAGTGTGCCCGGGGGTACGGGGGGCTCAACTGCCAGTTTTTGCTCCCTGAGCCGCCTCAGGGACCTGTCATTGTCGACTTCACTGAGAAGTACACAGAAGGCCAGAATGCCCAGTTCCCCTGGATTGCTGTTTGCGCCGGGATTATTCTGGTcctcatgctgctgctggggtgtgCTGCTGTGGTTGTCTGTGTCAGGCTTAGGGTGCAGAAGAGGCACCACCAGCCTGATGCCTGCAGGAGTGAGACTGAGACCATGAACAACCTGGCGAACTGCCAGCGCGAGAAGGACATCTCCATCAGTGTCATTGGTGCCACTCAGATTAAAAACACGAACAAGAAAGTAGACTTTCACAGCGATAACTCTGACAAAAATGGCTACAAAGTCAGATACCCATCAGTGGATTACAATTTGGTGCATGAACTCAAGAACGAGGACTCTGTTAAGGAAGAGCACAGCAAATGTGAAGCCAAGTGTGAAACGTTTGAttcagaggcagaggagaaaagtGCAGTACAACTAAAAAG TGATACTTCTGAAAGAAAACGACCGGATTCAGTATATTCCACTTCAAAGGACACAAAGTACCAGTCGGTGTATGTCATATCAGAAGAGAAAGATGAGTGCATCATAGCAACTGAG GTGTAA